The DNA sequence CCAGCTCCCCGGCCACAAGGTCGACGAGCGCATCGCCGCGGTGCGCTGGAGCACGCCCGGCGTTACCCTCATCTCGCCGCCGCCGCACCACGACATCTACTCCATCGAAGATCTCGCGCAGCTCATCTACGACCTGCAGGCCGTGAACGGCGACGCGCGCGTTTCGGTGAAGCTGGTGAGCGAAGTGGGCGTCGGCACCGTTGCAGCGGGCGTCGCGAAGGCCGGCGCGGGCGCCGTGGTCATCAGCGGCTTCGAGGGCGGCACCGGCGCCAGCCCGCTCAGCTCCATCAAGCACGCGGGCCTGCCGTGGGAGCTCGGCCTCGCCGAGACCCAGCAGGTCTTGGTTCAGAACGGTCTGCGCGATCGCATCCGCGTGCAGGTCGACGGCGGCTTGCGCACGCCGCGCGACGTGATCATCGCCGCGCTCCTCGGCGCCGAAGAGTTCGGCATGGCCACCGCGAGCCTCATCGCGCTCGGCTGCATCATGCTGCGCAAGTGTCACCTCAACACGTGCTCGGTCGGCATCGCCACGCAGGACCCCGAGCTGCGCAAGCACTTCCACGGCAGCCCCGAGCACGTGGAGACGTTCTTCACGTTCGTCGCCGAGGGCGTGCGCGCGCAGCTCGCGAAGCTGGGCCTGCGCTCGCTGGATGAAGCGGTCGGCCGCGTGGACCTGCTTCAGATCGACGCGTCGCACGCGAACTGGAAGGCCCGGAAGCTCGACCTCGCACCACTTCTCGCCAAGCCGAACGCCGCCGCCGACGCGCCCAAGCGTTGTGTGAAAGAGCAGCGCAAGCAGCTCGACGACCTGCTCGATCCCGAGCTGCTCGAGCGGGCGAAGCCGGCCATCGCGAAGGGTAAGTCGGTGCGCTTCACCCTGCCCGTCTGCAATCGCAACCGCGCGGTGGGCGCGAGGCTCTCCGGCGAGATCGCCAGGCGCACCGGCGACAAGGGCCTCGCGGCCGACGCCATCCACGCCAAGCTCCGCGGCTCCGCGGGCCAGAGCTTCGGCGCGTTCCTCGCGCCCGGAGTCACGCTCGAGCTCATCGGCGATTCGAACGACTACCTCGGCAAGGGCCTCTCCGGCGGGCGCATCATCGTGCGGCCACACAAGGACTCGCGCTTCGTGGCCGAGGAGAACGTCATCGTCGGCAACACGGTGCTCTATGGCGCCACGCGCGGCGAGGTCTTCGTGCGCGGGCTCGCGGGCGAGCGCTTCGCGGTGCGCAACTCGGGCGCGCACGCGGTTGTCGAGGGCGTGGGCGATCACGGCTGCGAGTACATGACCGGCGGCCGCGTGGTGGTGCTCGGCTCGACCGGCCGCAACTTCGCCGCGGGCATGAGCGGCGGCATCGCCTACGTGCTCGATCGCGACGGCCGCTTCAGCGCGCGATGCAACATGGAGATGGTGGAGCTCGGCGCCGTCGTCGCCGACGATGAGAAGGAGCTCCTGCGCGACCTCGTCGATCGCCACCGCGCCTTCACGGGCAGCAAGGTGGCGCAGCGGCTGCTCGCGCGCTGGGAAGAGAGCCAGCGGCTCTTCGTTCGCGTGATGCCGCGCGACTACGCCAAGGTGCTCGCGCGCGCGAAGGCCGCGGTCGAAACGCCCAAGCCCGCGAGCGAGCCGCGGCGCCCGGATCTGAAGGTGCTGCATGGGTAAGCCCACCGGCTTCGTGGAGTGGGAGCGCCTCGTCGCGCCCAAGCGCCCCAAGGCCGAGCGCCTCGGCGACTGGAGCGAGTTCGTGAACGCGCGGCCGACGGAGGTGTCGCGCGCTCAGGGCGGCCGTTGCATGGACTGCGGCGTGCCCTTCTGCCACCAGGGCTGCCCGCTCGGGAACTTGATCCCGGATTGGAATGACCTCGTCTTCCGCGACAAGTGGAAGCAGGCCTACCTCTCGCTCTCGGCCACGAACGACTTCCCAGAGTTCACTGGCCGGCTCTGCCCTGCCCCGTGCGAAGCCGCGTGCGTGCTCGCGATCGATCGCGACGCGGTGACCATCGAGCAGATCGAAAAGGAGATCATCGAGCGCGCGTTCGCCGAGGGCTGGGTGAAGCCGCAGCCGCCCGCGACGCGCACCGGCAAGAAGGTCGCGGTCGTCGGCTCGGGGCCGGCGGGGCTCGCGGCCGCGGCGCAGCTCAACCGCGCGGGCCACAGCGTGACCGTGTTCGAGCGCGACGACGCGCTCGGCGGACTGCTCCGCTACGGCATCCCGGACTTCAAGATGGCGCGCGCGGTGATCGATCGGCGCTTGAAGGTCATGGAGGCCGAGGGGATCACCTTCCGCACCGGCGTCGACGTGGGCGGCACGCTCGGCTTCGACACGCTCAAGAGCGATCACGATGCGCTCGTGCTCTGCATCGGCGCCCGCCGTGCACGCGAGCTCGACGTCCCCGGCCGTGCGCTCAGCGGCGTGGTCCGGGCGATGGAGTACCTGGAGCGCCAGAATCGCGCGGTCGCAGCCGGTCGCGCGGCGGAGCCCGCGTTCAACGCGAAGGACAAGCGCGTGGTCATCCTCGGCGGCGGCGACACCGGCTCGGACTGCCTGGGCACGGCGCTTCGCCAGGGCGCGCGCGCGGTGATTCAGGCGGAGCTCATGCCCGCGCCGCCGACCGCGCGCGCGAGCGAGAACCCCTGGCCGCAGTGGCCGATGATCTTCCGGACCTCGTCGAGCCAGGAGGAAGGCGGCAAGCGCGAGTTCGGCTTCCGCACGCGCGCCTTCCTCGGCAACGGCAAGCTCGAGAAGCTCGAGGTGGAGCACGAGGACGGGCGCCGCGACACCGTCGAGGCGGATCTGGTGCTGCTCGCGCTCGGCTTCACGGGACCGGAGACGGACACGCTCGCGAAGCAGCTCGGGGTGAAGCTCGATGGCCGAGGCAATATCGCCGTCGACGCCAAGTTCGCCACCAGCGTGCCCGGTGTGTTCGCCGCGGGCGATGCCCAGCGCGGAGCGAGCTTGATCGTTTGGGCGATCGCGGATGGACGCGAGGCCGCGCGCAACGTCGACGCGGAGCTTCGCCGCGGCGCCTCGGTGCTGGCCACGCGCGGCGCGGACTCCGCGTTCGGCGGGCGTTGATCTACGGCTCGACGCGCACGTGCGCGGGGCCCTTCACGAACTCGCCGATCACCGCCGCGGCCATCGTCTTGCCGTGGAGCGCGTGCAGCACGGCCTTGGCCTTCGCGCGTGGGACAGCCGCGAGCAGGCCGCCATTCGTCTGAGCGTCGGCGAGCATGTAGCGCAGGGGCTCGGCGATGAGCGGATGGAACTTCACGCTGGGTGAAACGAACTTCAGATTTGCGCGCGTGCCGCCGGGGATCACGTCGGCCATCGCCAGCGCCCCCACCCCCTCGATGAACGGGATCTGCGAGAGCGAGAGGTTCGCCGTGAGCTTGGCGCCGCGGCACATCTCGAGCAGGTGGCCGAGCAGCGAGAAGCCGGTCACGTCGGTGAGCGCGTGCAGCCCGAACTTCGGCTGCGCGAAGATCTCGCCGGCGTCGCGGTTCAAGCGCGTCATCACCTCGATGGCTGCGCGCGCCACGGCGGGCTTCACCTTCCCGCGCTTGATGGCCGTGGAGATGATGCCGCTGCCCAGCGGCTTGGTGAGGATGAGCACGTCGCCCGCGCGCGCGCCGGAGTTCTTGAGCACGCGCTTGGGATGCACCAGGCCAGTCACGGCCATGCCGTACTTGGGCTCGGGGTCGTCGATGCTGTGGCCGCCGAGCACGGGGATGTTCGCCTCGGCCGCCTTCTCCGCGCCGCCGCGCAGGATCTCCGAGAGCATCCCGAGCGGCAGATCGTTCGCCGCGAAGGCCACGATGTTCAGCGCGAAGAGCGGCTTGGCGCCCATGGCATAGATGTCGCTGATGGCGTTGGCCGCCGCGACCTGGCCGAACACGTACGGGTCGTCGACCATGGGCGTGAAGAAGTCGAGCGTCTCCACGACGGCCGTCTTCGCGTCGAGCTTGTAGACCGCCGCGTCCTCGTTGTTCTCGTGGCCGGTGATCACGCGCCGATTGCGAACCTTGGGCAGCTTGGCGAGCACTTCGCTCAGCACGCCCGGGCGGATCTTGCAGGCGCAACCGGCGCCGTGGCTGAGCTGCGAGAGACGAATCGTCTTGGCCATGTTGGCTCCAAAGGTGCGCCCGGATGATGCGCAGGCGGCGCGCCGGGCGCCACACCGATCACGCGCGAGCCTCTCTTGCCCTCGGGGAACGCCGGCCCAACCCTGAAGCAAGATGCGTCTCGAGGACTACGCCCTCATCGGCGACACGCAGACGGCCGCGCTGGTGTCGCGCGAGGGCTCGGTCGACTGGCTGTGTCTGCCGCGCTTCGACTCAGCCGCTTGCTTCGCGGCGCTCCTGGGCACGCCCAAGCACGGCCGCTGGCTGATTACGCCGGCCGAGCCCGTGCGCCGGACGCATCGCCGCTACCTGCCCGACAGCCTGGTGCTGGAGACCTACTTCGAGACCGAGAACGGCATCGTACGCCTGGTCGACTGCATGCCGCCGCGCGACGGAACACCCGAGCTCGTGCGCAGGGTGGAGGGCCTGCGCGGCCGGGTGCCGATGCGCCTGGAGCTCGTCATCCGC is a window from the Deltaproteobacteria bacterium genome containing:
- a CDS encoding glutamate synthase subunit beta; its protein translation is MGKPTGFVEWERLVAPKRPKAERLGDWSEFVNARPTEVSRAQGGRCMDCGVPFCHQGCPLGNLIPDWNDLVFRDKWKQAYLSLSATNDFPEFTGRLCPAPCEAACVLAIDRDAVTIEQIEKEIIERAFAEGWVKPQPPATRTGKKVAVVGSGPAGLAAAAQLNRAGHSVTVFERDDALGGLLRYGIPDFKMARAVIDRRLKVMEAEGITFRTGVDVGGTLGFDTLKSDHDALVLCIGARRARELDVPGRALSGVVRAMEYLERQNRAVAAGRAAEPAFNAKDKRVVILGGGDTGSDCLGTALRQGARAVIQAELMPAPPTARASENPWPQWPMIFRTSSSQEEGGKREFGFRTRAFLGNGKLEKLEVEHEDGRRDTVEADLVLLALGFTGPETDTLAKQLGVKLDGRGNIAVDAKFATSVPGVFAAGDAQRGASLIVWAIADGREAARNVDAELRRGASVLATRGADSAFGGR
- the selD gene encoding selenide, water dikinase SelD yields the protein MAKTIRLSQLSHGAGCACKIRPGVLSEVLAKLPKVRNRRVITGHENNEDAAVYKLDAKTAVVETLDFFTPMVDDPYVFGQVAAANAISDIYAMGAKPLFALNIVAFAANDLPLGMLSEILRGGAEKAAEANIPVLGGHSIDDPEPKYGMAVTGLVHPKRVLKNSGARAGDVLILTKPLGSGIISTAIKRGKVKPAVARAAIEVMTRLNRDAGEIFAQPKFGLHALTDVTGFSLLGHLLEMCRGAKLTANLSLSQIPFIEGVGALAMADVIPGGTRANLKFVSPSVKFHPLIAEPLRYMLADAQTNGGLLAAVPRAKAKAVLHALHGKTMAAAVIGEFVKGPAHVRVEP